The Triplophysa rosa linkage group LG15, Trosa_1v2, whole genome shotgun sequence genome has a segment encoding these proteins:
- the chac1 gene encoding glutathione-specific gamma-glutamylcyclotransferase 1 — translation MKPQDIVAGKSSLWIFGYGSLVWKPDFKYKGSKVGYIKGYKRRFWHGDNFHRGDDAMPARVVTLIKEDDACTWGVAFEVTGSQVEESLKYLNVREAVRGGYLTEAVDFFPRGKNQSPVQALVYIATADNPMYMGPASTEEIAAQIAVCKGKSGFNIEYLLRLAEFMRVSCPEVEDHHLFSIEAAALQLVLFTAH, via the exons ATGAAGCCTCAAGACATCGTTGCTGGAAAATCCAGCCTGTGGATTTTTGGGTACGGCTCGCTGGTTTGGAAGCCTGACTTCAAGTATAAGGGGAGCAAGGTCGGTTATATTAAGGGGTATAAGAGACGCTTCTGGCACGGGGATAATTTCCATCGTGGAGATGATGCTATG CCCGCAAGAGTGGTGACGCTTATCAAGGAGGATGAC GCGTGCACGTGGGGTGTTGCCTTCGAGGTGACTGGCTCTCAGGTGGAGGAGTCTCTCAAATACCTGAATGTGAGGGAGGCGGTGAGGGGTGGCTACCTCACCGAGGCTGTAGATTTCTTTCCAAGAGGCAAGAACCAGTCGCCTGTCCAGGCTCTGGTTTACATCGCCACAGCTGACAACCCTATGTATATGGGGCCCGCCAGCACAGAGGAAATCGCAGCCCAGATCGCCGTGTGCAAGGGGAAGTCGGGCTTCAACATCGAGTACCTGCTTCGCCTGGCGGAGTTCATGAGAGTGAGCTGCCCAGAGGTGGAAGACCATCATCTGTTCTCCATCGAAGCAGCCGCTCTTCAACTCGTACTTTTTACAGCCCACTAA